One genomic segment of Arachis duranensis cultivar V14167 chromosome 4, aradu.V14167.gnm2.J7QH, whole genome shotgun sequence includes these proteins:
- the LOC107484712 gene encoding uncharacterized protein LOC107484712: MASRLKLCEPWLVSYDIIYLAFVIFTLFLALYVSSFDSRNPTWPLADEVEHVHKEVGMSNQLTIMPNLWRLWLIWQTLWRLMLLRLCKLCRGYANRAEPEMGMVKGMLMIMLREALTREAQHWWQAECHLLQLQNANVPWEVFQTTFYKRYFLESTREAKEMKLMQLKQGSISVADYTNKFEELCRFSRVCQGALETYESWKCIKYQRGLKDNIMTDVAPMEIHTFSDLVNKARVVEEYAKSVAASRETHGGTSSKGHDKYFHLRGQNFNRGGYMPQGQGGFRRNAHDQFQRGKGRGNQSKNYSDLTYDRCGYFHPYDSCNIGLGGCFNYGLPGLIAKDCTCRKNPSAGQASHSFVSFAKVEKLGLKVSELPFDLHVDGYD; the protein is encoded by the exons atggctagccggcttaaactctgcGAGCCGTGGCTAGtttcttatgatattatatacTTAGCTTTTGTTATATTCACATTGTTTCTTGCGCTTTATGTTAGTAGCTTCGATA GCAGGAACCCTACATGGCCACTCGCGGACGAGGTCGAGCACGTTCACAAGGAAGTAGGAATGAGCAACCAGTTGACAATCATGCCGAATTTATGGCGGCTATGGCTAATTTGGCAAACACTGTGGAGGCTAATGCTGCTGCGACTCTGCAAGTTGTGTAGAGGTTATGCCAACCGGGCAGAACCGGAAATGGGAATGGTGAAAGGAATGCTCATGATAATGCTGAGGGAAGCG CTCACGAGAGAGGCCCAGCATTGGTGGCAAGCAGAGTGCCACTTGTTACAACTCCAGAATGCCAATGTTCCTTGGGAGGTGTTTCAAACAACATTCTACAAGAGGTACTTCCTTGAGTCTACAAGGGAAGCGAAGGAGATGAAATTGatgcagctgaagcaaggttCCATATCTGTGGCAGATTACAccaacaagtttgaggagctttgtaggttttctagggtatgTCAGGGTGCCCTGGAGACCTACGAGAGCTGGAAGTGTATCAAGTACCAAAGGGGATTGAAGGATAACATAATGACTGATGTGGCTCCTATGGAGATTCATACCTTCTCGGACTTGGTGAATAAAGCAAGGGTGGTTGAAGAGTATGCCAAGAGTGTAGCGGCATCCAGGGAGACTCATGGAGGAACCTCTAGTAAGGGACATGACAAGTATTTCCACCTAAGGGGTCAAAACTTTAATAGAGGAGGATATATGCCTCAAGGGCAAGGGGGCTTCAGAAGGAACGCTCATGACCAGTTTCAGCGTGGCAAAGGGAGAGGAAATCAGAGTAAGAACTATTCAGATTTAACTTATGACCGTTGTGGATATTTTCATCCATATGACTCTTGCAATATTGGTTTAGGTGGGTGCTTCAATTATGGCTTGCCTGGTCTTATTGCGAAGGATTGCACATGTAGGAAGAACCCAAGTGCGGGTCAAG CTTCGCATTCGTTTGTCTCGTTTGCTAAAGTTGAGAAATTAGGATTGAAAGTATCAGAGTTACCTTTTGATCTGCATGTAGACGGTTATGACTAG